The following proteins are co-located in the Anomalospiza imberbis isolate Cuckoo-Finch-1a 21T00152 chromosome 1, ASM3175350v1, whole genome shotgun sequence genome:
- the YME1L1 gene encoding ATP-dependent zinc metalloprotease YME1L1 isoform X2 yields the protein MFSFSTVQPQATVPLSHLINAFHSPKSSTTSASKASIQPVQRDASPEHDPQKSESVFKNLRDLGLSDLKANQFRELVNRLLPGYCTESKVSSQWHTSYVSAQSFFENKHGFVDVFSALRSSCLYGHHPNPLQNFCSDVRCWPVYIQTRNFKTLRSRARRLQSTSDQFTETKSSLSSVLKGFILRKRRIDVENLDTLMKTKNIPEAHQDAFKTGFAEGFLKAQVFLQKTLVRFRTSSIFDAAVDPIQLKNVTFEHVKGVEEAKQELQEVVEFLKNPHKFTVLGGKLPKGILLVGPPGTGKTLLARAVAGEADVPFYYASGSEFDEMFVGVGASRIRSLFREAKANAPCVIFIDELDSVGGKRIESPMHPYSRQTINQLLAEMDGFKPNEGVVIIGATNFPEALDNALIRPGRFDMQVTVPKPDVRGRTEILKWYLNKIKYDPSVDPEIIARGTVGFSGAELENLVNQAALKAAVDGKDMVTMKELEFSKDKILMGPERRSVEIDEKNKTITAYHESGHAIIAYYTKDAMPINKATIMTRGTTLGHVSLLPENDRWSETRSQLLAQMDVCMGGRVAEELIFGSDHITTGASSDFDNATKIAKLMVTRFGMSEKLGVMTYTDTGKVSPETQSAIEQEVRTLLRDSYERAKNILKTHAKEHKNLAEALLKYETLDAKEIQIVLEGKKLEVR from the exons ATGTTTTCCTTCTCCACCGTGCAGCCCCAG gctaCTGTTCCTCTGAGTCACCTTATCAATGCCTTTCATTCACCAAAAAGCTCCACAACTTCTGCCAGCAAAGCATCCATACAGCCTGTCCAGAGGGACGCCTCCCCAGAGCATGATCCTCAGAAGAGTGAG tctgtatttaaaaatttaagagATCTGGGATTGTCTGATTTGAAAGCTAACCAGTTCAGAGAGTTGGTGAACAGGCTACTTCCTGGCTACTGTACAGAAAGCAAAGTCTCCTCGCAGTGGCACACGTCGTATGTCTCTGCTCAGTCCTTCTTTGAAAATAAGCATG GTTTTGTGGATGTTTTCAGTGCTTTACGCTCATCTTGTTTGTATGGACATCATCCCAACCCCCTCCAAAATTTCTGTTCAGATGTTCGGTGTTGGCCAG TTTACATACAGACACGGAACTTTAAGACTCTGAGATCAAGAGCAAGACGTCTGCAGTCAACATCTGATCAATTCACGGAAACAAAAAGTTCACTTTCTTCAGTTTTGAAG GGTTTTATCCTGAGAAAGCGACGAATTGACGTTGAAAACTTAGACACactaatgaaaacaaaaaacatccCGGAGGCACACCAGGATGCTTTTAAAACTGGTTTTGCAGAAGGCTTTTTGAAAGCACAGGTATTCCTGCAAAAAACACTTG TACGCTTTCGAACATCAAGTATCTTTGATGCAGCAGTTGATCCAATCCAGTTGAAAAATGTCACCTTCGAACATGTTAAAGGG GTTGAAGAAGCTAAGCAGGAATTGCAAGAAGTTGTGGAATTTCTGAAAAACCCACACAAATTTACTGTATTAGGAGGTAAACTTCCAAAAG GCATTTTGTTAGTTGGACCACCTGGTACTGGCAAGACGCTTCTTGCACGGGCTGTGGCCGGTGAAGCTGATGTTCCGTTTTATTACGCGTCCGGGTCAGAGTTTGATGAGATGTTTGTTGGTGTGGGAGCCAGTCGCATCCGAAGCCTGTTCA GGGAAGCAAAAGCAAATGCACCTTGTGTTATTTTCATTGATGAATTGGACTCTGTTGGTGGGAAGAGAATTGAATCTCCAATGCACCCCTATTCAAGACAGACCATTAATCAACTCCTTGCTGAAATGGATGG CTTTAAACCAAATGAAGGTGTTGTTATTATTGGTGCAACAAACTTCCCTGAAGCATTAGACAA TGCTCTAATACGTCCTGGTCGCTTTGATATGCAAGTTACTGTTCCCAAGCCTGATGTAAGAGGTCGCACAGAAATTCTGAAGTGGTACCTTAATAAAATCAAGTATGACCCAT CTGTTGATCCGGAAATAATTGCGCGAGGCACAGTAGGATTTTCTGGAGCAGAGCTTGAAAATCTTGTAAATCAAGCTGCCTTAAAGGCAGCTGTTGATGGAAAAGATATGGTAACCATGAAAGAACTAGAATTCTCCAAGGATAAAATTCTAATGG GACCTGAGCGTAGAAGTGTAGAAATTGATGAGAAGAACAAAACCATCACAGCTTACCATGAATCTGGACATGCTATCATTGCCTATTACACCAAGGATGCGATGCCGATCAACAAGGCCACAATCATGACACGGGGAACAACACTGGGACAT GTATCTTTGCTCCCAGAAAATGACAGATGGAGTGAAACTAGATCCCAGTTGCTCGCACAGATGGATGTCTGTATGGGAGGAAGAGTAGCAGAAGAGCTCATATTTGGAAGTGATCACATCACAACAG GTGCTTCCAGTGATTTTGACAATGCTACTAAAATTGCAAAACTGATGGTGACTCGATTTGGAATGAGTGAGAAG CTTGGTGTTATGACCTACACTGATACAGGGAAAGTCAGCCCTGAAACCCAGTCTGCAATTGAACAGGAAGTGAGGACGCTTCTACGG GACTCCTATGAGCGAGCGAAGAACATCCTGAAGACTCATGCAAAAGAACACAAGAATTTAGCAGAAGCTTTATTGAAATATGAGACTTTGGATGCCAAAGAAATCCAAATTGttttagaggggaaaaaactaGAAGTAAGATGA
- the YME1L1 gene encoding ATP-dependent zinc metalloprotease YME1L1 isoform X1 — translation MFSFSTVQPQATVPLSHLINAFHSPKSSTTSASKASIQPVQRDASPEHDPQKSESVFKNLRDLGLSDLKANQFRELVNRLLPGYCTESKVSSQWHTSYVSAQSFFENKHGFVDVFSALRSSCLYGHHPNPLQNFCSDVRCWPVYIQTRNFKTLRSRARRLQSTSDQFTETKSSLSSVLKGFILRKRRIDVENLDTLMKTKNIPEAHQDAFKTGFAEGFLKAQVFLQKTLDSLRRSRLLSFFLFVLCFYLAIYSSFLPGKGSFSDAVRFRTSSIFDAAVDPIQLKNVTFEHVKGVEEAKQELQEVVEFLKNPHKFTVLGGKLPKGILLVGPPGTGKTLLARAVAGEADVPFYYASGSEFDEMFVGVGASRIRSLFREAKANAPCVIFIDELDSVGGKRIESPMHPYSRQTINQLLAEMDGFKPNEGVVIIGATNFPEALDNALIRPGRFDMQVTVPKPDVRGRTEILKWYLNKIKYDPSVDPEIIARGTVGFSGAELENLVNQAALKAAVDGKDMVTMKELEFSKDKILMGPERRSVEIDEKNKTITAYHESGHAIIAYYTKDAMPINKATIMTRGTTLGHVSLLPENDRWSETRSQLLAQMDVCMGGRVAEELIFGSDHITTGASSDFDNATKIAKLMVTRFGMSEKLGVMTYTDTGKVSPETQSAIEQEVRTLLRDSYERAKNILKTHAKEHKNLAEALLKYETLDAKEIQIVLEGKKLEVR, via the exons ATGTTTTCCTTCTCCACCGTGCAGCCCCAG gctaCTGTTCCTCTGAGTCACCTTATCAATGCCTTTCATTCACCAAAAAGCTCCACAACTTCTGCCAGCAAAGCATCCATACAGCCTGTCCAGAGGGACGCCTCCCCAGAGCATGATCCTCAGAAGAGTGAG tctgtatttaaaaatttaagagATCTGGGATTGTCTGATTTGAAAGCTAACCAGTTCAGAGAGTTGGTGAACAGGCTACTTCCTGGCTACTGTACAGAAAGCAAAGTCTCCTCGCAGTGGCACACGTCGTATGTCTCTGCTCAGTCCTTCTTTGAAAATAAGCATG GTTTTGTGGATGTTTTCAGTGCTTTACGCTCATCTTGTTTGTATGGACATCATCCCAACCCCCTCCAAAATTTCTGTTCAGATGTTCGGTGTTGGCCAG TTTACATACAGACACGGAACTTTAAGACTCTGAGATCAAGAGCAAGACGTCTGCAGTCAACATCTGATCAATTCACGGAAACAAAAAGTTCACTTTCTTCAGTTTTGAAG GGTTTTATCCTGAGAAAGCGACGAATTGACGTTGAAAACTTAGACACactaatgaaaacaaaaaacatccCGGAGGCACACCAGGATGCTTTTAAAACTGGTTTTGCAGAAGGCTTTTTGAAAGCACAGGTATTCCTGCAAAAAACACTTG attCCTTAAGAAGATCAcgtttgctttctttctttctcttcgttctttgtttttatcttgctaTATATTCATCATTTTTACCTGGGAAAGGTTCCTTTTCTGATGCTG TACGCTTTCGAACATCAAGTATCTTTGATGCAGCAGTTGATCCAATCCAGTTGAAAAATGTCACCTTCGAACATGTTAAAGGG GTTGAAGAAGCTAAGCAGGAATTGCAAGAAGTTGTGGAATTTCTGAAAAACCCACACAAATTTACTGTATTAGGAGGTAAACTTCCAAAAG GCATTTTGTTAGTTGGACCACCTGGTACTGGCAAGACGCTTCTTGCACGGGCTGTGGCCGGTGAAGCTGATGTTCCGTTTTATTACGCGTCCGGGTCAGAGTTTGATGAGATGTTTGTTGGTGTGGGAGCCAGTCGCATCCGAAGCCTGTTCA GGGAAGCAAAAGCAAATGCACCTTGTGTTATTTTCATTGATGAATTGGACTCTGTTGGTGGGAAGAGAATTGAATCTCCAATGCACCCCTATTCAAGACAGACCATTAATCAACTCCTTGCTGAAATGGATGG CTTTAAACCAAATGAAGGTGTTGTTATTATTGGTGCAACAAACTTCCCTGAAGCATTAGACAA TGCTCTAATACGTCCTGGTCGCTTTGATATGCAAGTTACTGTTCCCAAGCCTGATGTAAGAGGTCGCACAGAAATTCTGAAGTGGTACCTTAATAAAATCAAGTATGACCCAT CTGTTGATCCGGAAATAATTGCGCGAGGCACAGTAGGATTTTCTGGAGCAGAGCTTGAAAATCTTGTAAATCAAGCTGCCTTAAAGGCAGCTGTTGATGGAAAAGATATGGTAACCATGAAAGAACTAGAATTCTCCAAGGATAAAATTCTAATGG GACCTGAGCGTAGAAGTGTAGAAATTGATGAGAAGAACAAAACCATCACAGCTTACCATGAATCTGGACATGCTATCATTGCCTATTACACCAAGGATGCGATGCCGATCAACAAGGCCACAATCATGACACGGGGAACAACACTGGGACAT GTATCTTTGCTCCCAGAAAATGACAGATGGAGTGAAACTAGATCCCAGTTGCTCGCACAGATGGATGTCTGTATGGGAGGAAGAGTAGCAGAAGAGCTCATATTTGGAAGTGATCACATCACAACAG GTGCTTCCAGTGATTTTGACAATGCTACTAAAATTGCAAAACTGATGGTGACTCGATTTGGAATGAGTGAGAAG CTTGGTGTTATGACCTACACTGATACAGGGAAAGTCAGCCCTGAAACCCAGTCTGCAATTGAACAGGAAGTGAGGACGCTTCTACGG GACTCCTATGAGCGAGCGAAGAACATCCTGAAGACTCATGCAAAAGAACACAAGAATTTAGCAGAAGCTTTATTGAAATATGAGACTTTGGATGCCAAAGAAATCCAAATTGttttagaggggaaaaaactaGAAGTAAGATGA
- the LOC137462124 gene encoding patched domain-containing protein 3, whose translation MAGPRDPAERCSCRNTNCVERPLRRLFEGLASGVAACPWPFVLVPLLLSGGLGAGFLFLPQRQANDIEGQFTPTWGPAKAERDFVRRHFPTNDSERFSAPRLPTEGAYAALIAVATNGTSVLDPAAWAEVLRLNATVHDADYERLCARSAGGCASPNPLLSRWGDAGPPGPGSLRFPVTDGVFLGAALGGVETDGGRVLRARALKLVYYLREDGPEAQDSRQWLESFLQNIVSKVAELRLGSIQVTYFTSLSRQQEFEGNAKSVIPLFSVTYFLTISFAVISCLRLSCIRNNIWLASCGVLSSGLAVLSSFGLMLFCGVPFVVTVANAPFLILGVGVDDMFIMIASWEQSSRKKEKSGVKSLLAETYAEAALSVTITTLTDVLAFFIGTWTAFPSVRSFCLYTGTAFVFCYVYTMTFFGAVLVLNHKREQGSRHWLTCMRVDVGKDQAESSCLYNACCIGSCSRQPSQPEGEHPMSTFFKKYYGPFVTNKWIKVLMVLLYGAYLGGSIYGCTQVREGIDLRNLANDASYVIPYYDDDDKYFSTYGPRVMVLIAESVDYWNESVRLGIESCTQNLENISYVDKNHSESWLRVYTELAKRGLRGLININSKTDFLNNLTGLFRILPSFEWDINKTQDEIEASRFFIQTVNVTSAVDEKNLLNQLREAAKQCSIPLKVYHPAFIYYDQYLVIVQNTVQNVVIAAGAMLVVSLLLIPNPLCCLWVTFAIASVIVGVAGFMTFWNVNLDSISMINLVICIGFSVDFSAHISYAFVTSGESSANKRSIEALSLLGYPVLQGAVSTILGVVVLAAANTYIFRTFFKIMFLVILFGALHGLVFIPVFLTFFGNFGRSPNTKSKKLELEKL comes from the exons ATGGCGGGGCCGCGGGACCCCGCGGAGCGCTGCTCCTGCCGCAACACCAACTGCGTGGAGCGGCCGCTGCGCCGGCTCTTCGAAGGGCTGGCGAGCGGCGTGGCCGCCTGCCCGTGGCCCTTCGTGCTGGTGCCGCTGCTGCTGTCGGGCGGGCTGGGCGCCGGCTTCCTCTTCCTACCGCAGCGGCAGGCGAACGACATCGAGGGGCAGTTCACGCCGACGTGGGGGCCCGCCAAGGCCGAGCGCGACTTCGTGCGGCGGCACTTCCCCACCAACGACTCGGAGCGCTTCTCCGCCCCGCGGCTGCCCACCGAGGGCGCCTACGCCGCCCTCATCGCCGTGGCGACGAACGGGACCTCGGTCCTGGACCCGGCGGCGTGGGCAGAGGTGCTGCGGCTGAACGCGACCGTGCACGACGCCGACTACGAGCGGCTCTGCGCCCGCAGCGCCGGCGGCTGTGCCAGCCCCAACCCGCTGCTGTCGCGGTGGGGCGATGCGGGACCGCCCGGCCCGGGGAGCCTCCGCTTCCCCGTCACCGACGGCGTCTTCCTGGGGGCCGCGCTGGGCGGCGTGGAGACGGACGGCGGGCGGGTGCTCAGGGCGCGGGCCCTGAAGCTGGTGTATTACCTGCGGGAGGACGGCCCCGAGGCGCAGGACAGCCGGCAGTGGCTGGAGAGCTTCCTGCAGAACATCGTGTCCAAAGTGGCGGAGTTGCGCCTCGGCTCCATTCAG GTGACTTACTTTACCTCACTCTCCAGACAACAGGAGTTTGAAGGAAATGCCAAGAGTGTGATTCCGCTCTTCTCCGTGACGTATTTCTTAACAATTAGCTTTGCAGTCATCTCTTGCCTAAG actGAGCTGTATAAGAAATAATATCTGGCTCGCAAGCTGTGGAGTGCTCTCTTCTGGCTTAGCTGTATTAAGCAGCTTTGGATTGATGCTCTTCTGTGGAGTGCCGTTTGTGGTCACTGTAGCAAATGCACCATTCCTGATTCTGG GGGTTGGCGTTGATGACATGTTCATCATGATTGCTTCCTGGGAACAAAGttcaaggaaaaaagagaaatccgGTGTTAAATCTCTGCTGGCTGAGACTTACGCAGAGGCAGCACTTTCTGTGACCATCACCACTCTGACGGATGTTTTGGCCTTCTTCATTGGCACCTGGACTGCTTTTCCGTCCGTGAGGTCTTTTTGCCTCTATACGGGCACAGCTTTTGTCTTCTGCTATGTATATACTATGACTTTCTTTGGGGCAGTTCTGGTATTAAATCACAAAAGGGAGCAAGGGAGCCGACACTGGCTGACTTGTATGCGTGTGGATGTAGGTAAAGATCAGGCTGAGAGCTCCTGCTTGTACAATGCTTGCTGCATCGGCAGCTGTTCTAGGCAGCCATCTCAGCCAGAAGGTGAGCATCCAATGAGCACATTCTTTAAAAAGTATTATGGCCCTTTTGTTACAAATAAATGGATCAAGGTGCTCATGGTGTTGCTGTACGGAGCATATTTGGGTGGCAGCATTTATGGGTGTACTCAGGTCAGGGAAGGCATCGATCTCCGAAATCTGGCAAATGATGCCTCCTACGTTATTCCATactatgatgatgatgacaaaTACTTCTCCACATACGGACCCAGGGTCATGGTTCTCATTGCTGAGAGTGTAGATTATTGGAATGAGTCGGTGCGTCTTGGCATTGAGAGCTGCACACAGAATTTAGAGAACATTTCCTATGTAGATAAGAACCACTCAGAGTCATGGCTGAGAGTATACACAGAACTTGCCAAAAGGGGTTTGAGGGGTTTGATAAATATAAACAGTAAGACTGACTTCTTAAATAATTTAACTGGACTGTTCAGAATTCTTCCCAGTTTTGAGTGGGACATAAACAAGACTCAGGATGAAATAGAGGCTTCACGTTTCTTCATCCAGACAGTGAATGTGACATCAGCCGTGGATGAGAAGAATCTCCTCAATCAGTTAAGAGAGGCAGCCAAGCAGTGCAGCATTCCACTGAAGGTGTATCACCCAGCCTTCATCTACTATGACCAGTACCTGGTAATAGTGCAGAACACTGTTCAGAACGTTGTCATTGCTGCCGGGGCCATGCTCGTTGTCTCCCTTCTGCTCATTCCCAACCCGTTGTGCTGCTTGTGGGTGACTTTTGCTATAGCCTCTGTTATAGTAGGCGTTGCTGGTTTCATGACGTTCTGGAACGTCAACCTCGATTCCATATCCATGATCAACCTGGTCATTTGCATTGGGTTTTCAGTAGATTTTTCTGCTCATATTTCCTATGCCTTTGTTACTAGTGGAGAGTCATCAGCCAATAAAAGGTCAATTGAAGCTCTGTCCCTGCTAGGTTACCCAGTTCTACAGGGTGCAGTTTCTACGATATTGGGCGTAGTTGTCCTGGCTGCAGCAAACACCTACATCTTTAGGACATTCTTCAAGATCATGTTCCTTGTTATTTTGTTTGGGGCTCTTCATGGTCTTGTTTTTATTCCAgtgtttttaacattttttggAAACTTTGGCAGATCACCCAATACCAAATCTAAAAAACTTGAGCTTGAGAAATTATAA